A single Bufo bufo chromosome 6, aBufBuf1.1, whole genome shotgun sequence DNA region contains:
- the LOC121004369 gene encoding gastrula zinc finger protein XlCGF26.1-like — protein MIVAFVSCKIQSISQGRASMEKNQRSPSPLKSEYGTFEKLKCYQVGTPSGDHIKFSTHAKEESCPLKEENSMNTNRFIEHISVLVKKEPGDEEQMTDPNFSSTYKIVQVPEEEASDEYIETFTLQNCNLSESIPALHMSKDNVMEPDQTATNTQMDLICLLCRDEFLCQEDLLAHTEIHGRETVTLSKSLKAPTGEPGFEAQAKSVRLFICSYCGKSYSRITHFKVHLRIHTGERPFTCNECGKCFIRKSELISHHRIHTGEKPFACSVCGKRFANRSNVNSHERIHTGEKPFACPDCGKCFTDSSGLYTHKRVHTREKPFLCSDCGKCFPTRSHLITHQRFHTGETPFSCSECEKSFMSSSMLSTHLKTHSQENSFVCAECGKIFACNANLMTHQRIHTGEKPYFCPDCGKCFSDRSCFSVHKRIHTGVQPYTCAQCGKFFPSRSHLVRHERIHTGEKPFSCSECGKGFNSKTILVAHQRIHTGEKPFSCKECGKCFRGGSAVIAHQRIHTGEKPFSCSECEKCFTDHTGLITHRKLHIGDKAYKCPECGKCFVLRHYLTRHLAKHELEAPGS, from the coding sequence ATGATTGTTGCATTTGTTTCTTGTAAGATACAAAGCATCTCACAAGGAAGAGCATCCATGGAAAAGAATCAGCGTTCACCTAGTCCTTTAAAATCTGAGTATGGCACATTTGAGAAATTGAAATGTTACCAAGTTGGTACACCTTCTGGAGATCACATTAAGTTTTCTACTCACGCTAAGGAGGAGTCGTGTCCACTTAAAGAAGAAAATTCCATGAACACCAACAGATTTATTGAACATATATCTGTACTTGTAAAGAAGGAACCAGGTGATGAAGAACAAATGACAGACCCTAATTTTTCTTCCACATATAAAATTGTTCAGGTTCCGGAGGAAGAAGCTTCTGATGAATACATTGAAACTTTCACCTTACAAAATTGTAACCTTTCTGAGTCCATTCCTGCTCTTCACATGTCCAAGGACAATGTTATGGAGCCTGACCAAACAGCAACCAACACACAGATGGACCTTATCTGCTTATTATGTCGAGATGAATTTTTATGTCAGGAGGATCTTCTTGCACATACGGAGATTCATGGTCGAGAAACTGTAACCTTATCAAAGAGTTTAAAGGCACCTACAGGTGAACCAGGCTTTGAAGCCCAAGCTAAATCTGTTAGACTTTTTATATGCTCCTATTGTGGCAAATCTTACAGTCGTATAACTCATTTCAAAGTGCATCTGaggattcacacaggagaaagacCTTTCACATGTAATGAATGTGGCAAATGCTTTATTCGGAAATCAGAGTTAATCTCCCATCACcggattcacacaggagagaagccatttgccTGTTCTGTCTGTGGGAAGAGATTTGCTAATCGCTCAAATGTTAACTCTCATGAGAgaattcatacaggagagaagccctTTGCTTGTCCAgactgtgggaagtgttttactgATAGCTCTGGACTATACACACATAAAAGAGTCCACACACGtgaaaagccatttttatgttctgACTGTGGAAAGTGCTTTCCTACTCGATCACATCTCATCACACATCAGAGGTTTCATACAGGAGAGACTCCATTCTCTTGTTCCGAATGTGAGAAGAGTTTTATGAGCAGCTCCATGTTGTCCACACATCTGAAGACACACTCTCAAGAAAATTCTTTTGTATGTGCTGAATGTGGGAAAATTTTTGCCTGTAACGCAAATCTGATGACACACCAGAGaatccacacaggggagaagccatatttctGTCCAgactgtgggaaatgtttttcagACCGCTCATGTTTTTCGGTACATAAGAGAATACACACTGGTGTCCAACCATATACCTGTGCACAGTGTGGAAAGTTCTTCCCTAGTCGGTCCCATCTGGTTAGACATGAAAGGATTCACACGGGGGAGAAACCATtttcttgttcagaatgtggaaagggTTTTAACTCCAAAACAATTCTGGTAGCCCATCAAAGAATCCACACTGGGGAAAAACCATTTTCCTGTAAAgagtgtggaaaatgttttagaggTGGGTCAGCCGTTATCGCTCACCAGAGGATccatacaggggagaagccattttcatgttcggaatgtgaaaaatgttttacAGACCATACAGGCCTCATCACACATCGAAAACTTCACATTGGGGATAAAGCTTATAAATGTCCagagtgtgggaaatgttttgtgtTGAGGCACTATTTGACCAGGCATTTAGCAAAGCATGAACTTGAGGCTCCAGGTTCCTAA